A segment of the Rattus norvegicus strain BN/NHsdMcwi chromosome 16, GRCr8, whole genome shotgun sequence genome:
CATGCAAAGACTGTGAATGAGATAGGTGTGAGGACTTGGTCTTCCGTCAGGTAGGACTGTTGTGTGTgcctggctggcctgaacttTTCAGGTTCTTCCTCTGTAGTTCTGACTCACTGGACACTGCACTGTCTCTTAGACCCTTCTCTTATCTTTCTTTTGTGCCCACTCTCAGCCAGTGGGAAGCCACTGGCCATGACCCAGGGCTGACTCACCAGCGCCCGGTCACTCTGAACACTTGTGCACAGAAGTCTAGCTTGCTTCGCCAAAACCTGAACCCATCTCAACTGGGTGACTTGTGACCCtggtctttttttaatttaaattattttagtgtgtgtgtgtgtgtgtgtgtgtgtgtgtgtgtctgtctgtctgtctgtctgtctgtctgtctgtctgtttctgtgtgtgtacgtgtctgtctgtctgtgtatatctgtctgtgtatctgtctatgtgtatctgtgtgtgtgtatgtgtatctgtctgtgtgtgtgtctgtgtatgtgtttgtgtatctgtgtgtgcgtgtctgtgtgtgtctgtgtgtgccatgtctgtgtgtctgtctgtgtgtctgtctgtctgtgtctctgtgtgtgtgtgtctctatgtgtgtgtatccgtgtgtgtgtatctgtctgtgtgtgcacgtctatgtgtgtgtctgtatgtgtgtgtgtgtctgtctgttatctgtgtgcgtgtgtctgtgtgtatgtctgtgtgtgtatctgtctgtgtgtctgtctgtctatctgtgtgtgtgtctgtctgtgtatctgtctatctgtctgtgtgtgcgtgtcttaGACAGATCTATGGATGGGTGTGTGGGAGTGTATAGGGACCCCGCTCGCCTGAGATGCTCAGCATGGGTGTCTTTCTATCCTTGTCAGTTGTCTTTAAACCTGGACCGGCcctggagggtttttttttttctgcccagGGGACTTTTTCTCAAGTCAGCCCAACCTGTCCCTGTAGCCTGGATGAGGCCAGGGACCTCCAACACTCCTACCTCTTCTCCTTGCTTTGACACACCTGGCTGAGTGACCAGAAGCTTCCAGGGAGCAAGGGAAAACAGGTCTAGCTAATAGCCTCACATCCTGGGATTAGAAATAGCTCAAAACAAAGCAGGGCCTTAGAGTTGGGTGGTAACACCAATAGTCTAAAAATcacagcagtggtggcacatgcctttagtcccagcacctgggTGGCagagccaggtctacagagtaagttcaaggccagccttggctacaaaaagaaaccctaactaggaaaaaacaaaacaaacaaaaaatcagaacagaaagaaagaggctCGGGAAGGGAAATTCCTAGTGTCAGTAACATTGGTGGATAGATAGTTCCAGAAGGCTCAAAGGGAGGTATTCCTGAGCAAAGATTCTGGATCAGAAAGTGAGGGATGTAACAGACTTCAATGGGGGACCTGGAGTCGGTGGAGAGCACAAGGGGAGGAGCAACCCTTCAGGGTCCTCAGAGACTCCTCAGCAGGGGATGAGACTAATATTTACCATCCCGTAATTTtctccttgcctcagtttccccaccagTGTGCATTTCCCCAGGAAAGGCCTGGGCTCTCAGCTCATTAACCCCAGCTGTGCTGCCCTGTGATGTGGTCGCCCAGCCCTGGCTACTCTTGGTTTGCAGACCGATTGCCCACCCCATGAGACCTGCCACCTGTTCCAGGAGACTGAGGTGCTGAGGTGGACACAGCTCAGAAGTCAGACTTCTTGTCTCTGGTGATGCCTGAAACCTGCTAAAAATATCTGTGCCCCCTGCCAGGGAGGCAGCTATGACGGTGGCTGGGCTGCAGTGATGATGCTGAGCCCAGGGAGCATCCGGCAGAGCCAGTTGCCATGGTGATGCTGactcacaggcagaggcaggtaggggCATCTGGTACCCGACTGCCCGCCTCTGCACGGCCAGCCCTCAGCATCCTGCCCAGCACCCACCCCACAAGGTCACTATGGGGGCGGGGAGAGCGCACGGGCTACACTCCCCATAGACACTGACCTGTCACAGCAGGAAGATGACAGATGTGGTTTGTGGCTTCTAATGACCATGAGTGGGGCCAACAGGAGGCACACACATGCAACCGTCTGCCCACCCACTCACCCTTCCCTCATCTATCCTGTCAATTCCTTCATTTCACACTTACGAAACATGTCCTGTGCATCAATGTACCCCCAGTCATGGTGGGGGGCTGTGCTGAGTGACCTCATGGTCACTCGGACCCATCCCTGGTGCTGGCTAAGACCCCACCTGTTCctcatttttttgtccctgtccccTGCTGCCCTCCATTTCCACACCTCAGGTCACCACAGCCACAACAGCTGCAGCTAACACCCTTTCCACCATTCACCCACCAGCAGCCATTATCAGCTCACTtctgccccagggcctttgcacctCCAATTGCCACCAGGACCTGCTTTTCTCTTCAGCTGGACTCTGGGCCTCTGAATTCTTGGTTTATCAACTTCCATCCTAGGTGATGGCACCTGGTAGGCTGATGCCAACCACCTGGGTCACACAGTGACACTGTCCCCAGACACAATAAAAGGGTCAGAGCATATATGAAAGCGATGGGTGGTGCACGtccacccagcactcaggaggtggaggcagggctGTCTCTCTGAGTTTCacatcagcctggtctacagagtgacccTGTCTTAATCTGGATGACTGGGTCATGAGGTCCTGAACTTGACCCATAAATTCTGTGTCACTgaagaagtggggagggagagacagccgGATCCCTGAGCTTACTGGAAAACGTAGAGCAAAGGGAAGCTGGGCGGGGTGAGATAACTCCTCAGCTACAGGCCATTGCCACCAAGCTCGACAACCTGAGTTTAGTCCCCTGGTACCCACATGGTGAAGGGAGGGGactccaatacacacacacacacacacacacacacacacacacacacacacacacacacacaaagagagagaaagagagagagagagagaaataaaataattttcgaAAAAGCAAAGTGGCCAGGAGGTGATGTcgaacacctttaattccagcattacagaggcaggaggatctctgaattcgaggccagcctggtctacagagtgagttccaggtagCCACAACTAcccagagaaactgtgtcttggagaaaaaaaaaaaaaaaaacgaaaggaaggaaggaagaccaaattgaACACCTCTTGAGGAATGACCCAGAGACTGTGTGATGACTTCAGCACGTGCATGCGCACACAGAGGGATTAATTACACAGAAATAAGGCATATCAAAGAATAGCATTCTCCcagtaaactaaaaaaaaaaaaaaaaaaaaaaaaacgagatgAAACAAACCCTGCCCTTGTTAAGAAGCTGGGGTCAGGGAGGCCGGTTCCTTAAACTGCATTGTCTAGGGTGACTCACCCTCCCTCAGGGAGAAGCAGGTGGGGCCCGGGTACTGCCTGACCCGATGGGACACCTGCTGAGTGGCAGCTGAGGCCAGCGCCCAGGCGACTAGTGCCAGCCCCGGGGCCTTTGCACGTGCTGCTTTGGCTGCCAAAAGAGCCGGTGCCTGTGCGTGCGGGAAGCTGCCTAGGTTTCCTGCCAGctttctcccacccccaccctgtcccTCCCCTTGCGGGTTTCTTAGGTCTCCAGAAAGATCTGTGGCTTAGCCTGTGAGGGCAGACAGggccactggggggggggggggagtggggcgGGGATGGACGTGGAGCTGCTGAGTGCAACCAGGACGGTGAGAGCCTGGGACtggcaaccctcctgcctcagctagaAGAGATCTCTCCAAGCAAAGTCTCCAGGAGCAAAGGAGATCAGAAATGGTTCCCCTCACAGAGGGCTGCTGCGGGGCCGGGAGGGCGCGGTGGAGTCTACGGAACGCGGGTATTTTTAGGCGCTGAACGAAGCTCTGAAGTATGTCCTTGGCCCCTCCCGAGGGCAGACTGGGTGGCTGTTTAGGAGCCTGGATCCAGTAAAGGCGGGATGGGACGGAGGGCGTGAGTCACCGCCTGGTGGCTGGGAGGCCAGGCGGGTGAGGGAGGGAGCTTGCAGGCTGGTGCTGCCCAGGGGAAGCTCAGCCAACAGTCGACAGTCGGTCTTCATCGACTCCCAAGCTTGTAAAAAGCAACGTCTGGACAGCATGAAGGTTCCAAAGATGGCACTCTTGGGTGGGTCTACGCATTTATTGAGTTCTTAATGCTTACCTTCTACTAGGCTGGCCCTAGGATGACCACCATGTATTCttgtacaccaggctagccttagGAGTCTGCCATACTATATATGCCAAAATGGTGAGCGTGATGACTGCCATGCTACACATGTACTCGGTCCATGCTGTGTGCTGATTGAGGGCTCATTCACAGCACAATTTAGCACCTGCTGCATACCAGGCTGATCTTAGCAGTGATGATCATCGTGCCACACATTTGCTGGACACTAGGCCAGTAAGTTGTCCTCAGTGTGCACTTACTAATCACTTACTGCATAGCGGACAGGCCTTTGGGTAATCAGCACACCACTTACTGAGCATGCACTGAGGAGCTGGCACAgtgtggaaactgaggcctggTAGGGTTGAAGTGGTCCAGCACCTTACCTAATTAATGCCTCGGAGCCTGTCTGGTACCACGGCTAGGCTGAAGAGGTTTGTTTTGCTATGTCGTGCTGGGGAGGGAACCCCAGGCCTCCGTGCAGGCTGAGGGAGCCACACCCCTGCCCAGGGGAGGATTTTTTTCCAAGTTTATCTTTGAGAATCCCAGCAAGCTCTACACAGGCAGAGGAGTCCACAGAATTAAAGGTCTTAACAAGAGCAGGCCTCACAATCCAGCTCCTGGCTAATGTTTGGCTCCTTTCTGACCTTTGATGAAGCTGAGGCCAGAGGCTACTGGCCACATCAAGTTCTGTTACCCactgtatgtgcgtgtatgtgtgtgtacacatgcacgtgTGGTGTCTTGAGACGGGATCCcactgtagactgggctggcttgCCTCcgcctccagtgctgggattaaagggagtACCTGTTCAACAACTACTCTCTCTGCTCCTGGGCAGTGAACAGGACGCCTCCTGTGGGTGGTGTCAGGAGCCTTGGCCATGCACTAGGGACAGGTAGGTCCCAGGAGTCTTCCTTTATCTGAGGTACCGAGGGGACCTGTGTTGTAATTAGCCACAGAGCTGAGCAAGCCTGGGGCATGGATAGGACGGACAGACAGACCCTGGCTCAGGTCTCTGATGGAGGAATGGTGGTTGTGGAGGAGCCGCTGCTTAGCCATCAGCAGGTTTGAACCATGCACTTCTCTCAGGCACTGACAGGCTCCACCCAGTGAAGCTGCCCTTACTCTTCCTTGCTGTGGGAAGGAGGAGCCTCCTTCTCCCTGGCTGAGCCCCACCACCTCCTCATCTGTTTACCCAGGGTGCACTCCTGCAGCTCATGTCTGCTGGCCACAGGGCCACCAAGTCACTAACTTGGTGACTGGCCCTGTAATAACCTGAGACTTCGAGTACTCAAAGATCAGACTCAGGGCTTTGCACACACTAGTGGTGCTGGATGACTCTCCCTGGCACctgagggtcagaggacaatttgtaacTTCTTCTCCAACTCCATCATATGagtcctggagatcaaactcagcttGTCAGCCCTCCTTGTCCTGAATGTCACCTGACCCCTTCTCTGGCTGCTTCTTCGGCTGACTTCCTCCCTGGCCCTTTCTTTCTGCGGTGTATTTGGTCTATCAGTGGCAGGCTCCCCCTAGGGGAAGGGCAGGGCAGCAGGGCGGGGGCTTCGCTGTTGGCTAGGTGCCAGTCCTCCCACAATTGGACAATCTTTGTTAAGATGTTCTGGCGACCTTAAGGTGAGCAGCCAGGCCTTCTAGTGCCCCTTAAGCTGTGTTACTCAGGCCTGGCTGCTAGGGGTAACTGGGACATAAATACCGTGGGAAGACACCCACCATGGAAAGTGGCCCTCTGCAGTCCCTGGACCTAGGTGAGTCACCCTGCAGTTCAGTCCTGGGCGAGGAACCACCCACAGGACAGCAGCTGAGATCAGGTGATGGGTGTGGATAGCAGCCCTGAAGGCCGGGCTTAGAAGGATCTGGAAGGCAGCCTTCAGGAACTAGGTCTGGCTTCTGGTTTCCTCTCTTCTGTGAGGGGCTGAGGTTgggttcctggaactcactaggaaGAACACAGAAGCCTTACTCAGCCCAGAAGCTTCTAGAAGTCAATGCGCCTAAGCCACGGTGCAGGGCCCAGGAAGCAGAATTGGCTGTTCTGTCTTGTGTTGCAGGAGGGTGGCGGGACAAGCATGGAATGAGCACTTAGGACCAGGCTGAGCTGGCAGGAAGCTGCAGGGCCACAGGAGCAAAGCACTGGTTTAGGTGGGACTGTGGCATGGACTGGCACCCAGGAGACAGACACTTAGGACCTAGAGGGTACTCACAGATAGGGCCAGGAGCTGCTGTCACTAAAACTACAGGGCCCTGTGGTAGACCCCATCAAGTTCAGGCCAAAATGCCAGGGTCACCTACAACCTGGCACTCAGGCTCAGCTGAGGAGACAGAACAGCACTGACCCTTACAGCTAGCTGGCTTGCACTctgtatttggagacagggtttctctgtgcagccctggctgacctggaactcactctgtagaccaggctggcccctgcATCTGCTGCCATGCATCATGCTTATGCTGACATGTTTATCCTCACCGTGTGTTCATGTGGCTCATGAGCAGTTGTGGACACTGCGGACAGAGCCCAAGTGGTGGAGCTAAGCATTCGTaaagccctgggctccatcccaagCATTCCAGGGTAACTTCCTTTCCAACAGCATCTTCTGCTCCCTCTGGGAACCAGGTATGCATGTGCTGGGGacacacacagatggacacacacagatggacacacacacacacacacacgcacacagtctctctctcactTGCACTCACACACGTCCCATGGTGTGTTCTCCCTAGGTGCACTTTCCCTGCAGTGTGCTGGGTTTACTCAGGGTCAGAGCTGTTCTGCTtgctggagcagcctgccagccGTGGCCTTAACCTCCCACACTCTTGCCTGTCCCCGAGGGTCAGCCATCACAGGCTTGGCTTTTTAAGGGCtttgtagccccagctggcctaaAACTTCTGGCTCTCCTACCTCTCTGCCCTCTAAAAGTGTTGTCTGCTGCACTCTCACCTCTGCTGGCAGGACACACAGACAGCCCCACACCCAGGGAACAGCTTCCTCTGGTGAGACAACCGTGCTCAGGGATTAGGACTGTAAGTCGGGTCCGTGTAACCAGAGGGATGGCTGGCTCCTTCTGTGGTGTTTGCCTTTATTTTTTCCAACAGAAAACgtagggggtggggctgggaaagGACAGGTAAACCACCATGTGCGGAGCCTGCAGCTCCAACATGAAACTCAAACAAGCCTGGAAGAAGCCAGCCCTTCAAAGGACATCCAAGGCTTAACAGTCAACTCAGACTGGGAACCTTCCAGAAACTGAGTAAGTGGCCAGTCAGGGATTTCACTGGATCAGACGCCAAGTGGGGCTTCACGCAAAGGCGCCCGGAGGTCTCCTCACCCACCTTCCTGGACTCAGTTCAGGCTGGGACTGCTcactgcttgcctgcctgccgccCTGGCTTCTTCTCCGGCTGGCCTCGGCCTGCACCAGGGATGCCACCCCGGCCCCGGCCACCAAACACACCTGCACAGGACAGAAGAGGTAGAGTAGACACCAGCTTCCCTGGGCAGGGACAAGGATCTTCCCTTCTATGCCCTACGCCACTGTGCAAGGGGCCTGTGGGAGATGCCAGGTTATACTCAACCTGGGAAAagagccctcccctccccagcccaaCAGGAGCCCACACCACTATGTCCTCCATGGAGACTGTACAGGGTGCAGAGAGGAGAGTGTCCAGGtatccctcccttccccacctcgCCCTCATCGTGACCCTACCTCTGCCAGCGCCACCCATGCCTCGgcctttctgctgcttctgctgctgcggTCCTCCTCGCCCTCGGCCCTTGGCGGCCTCTTCCCTCACCATGTCAATGATCTCATCCGGGATACGCAGGTACTTGATGGTGCTGCCTCGGATGTAGCACTCGGGCATCCTCCAGAACTTGTCACCGTCCTGTGGAGAGGGGAAGTGTCACAGGCAGGCACAGTCCATCCAGGCCAGCCATGCACCTTCCCAGCGTAACCACTCACCCTCGATGTGCAGATCACTTCTCGAAGGTTGATGTTCATCCAGTTGTCGCAGCTCACCAGGTGCCCGTTGTAGGTCTCCCCATTCTTCAGCTCCACCAGCTGCAGGAGATCCCGTCAGCCTAGGCCAAGCAGCCAGGGCTCAAACACACCCGGCTTCACATCCCAAACTACAGCTTTCTGTGCAACTAATCAACCTTTGAGGCTGGGCTGTCATTCACCTGCAAGTGCTGTGATGAGCAGGCACCACCCAGGTTCCCTACCTAGTGTGTGGACAGAGACAATTAAAACTCCACACTAGGTAGGCATGGCGACACACACCTGTGATTCCAGGACTCTGGTGGCTGTGACAGGAGGATAGTGAGGGGACAATGGGCAAGCCCAGTCTGGTCACCTATAGGAAGAATATTACACAGCCAAGAAAAGGATGACTCAAAACCTCTGAGTGACACGGAGCCAGCCACACGCTCCTCACTCAGAAATGTTCACAAGATGCAAAGGCAGGTGCAGAGGGTAGGTGGTCACAGGACACAAGCAGCCAGGGCTTGGGGTGAACTTGACATGGGTGCTGACAGGTGTAAGGCTAGGCTCTGGCTGTGTGAAGTCTAGGGACACACTGCCTATCAGAGGCAGCGCTCCTGTGGTTCCTCCAGTCCCGTAGCATTCAGGGCCAAGTCTTGGCTACGCAGCCATACTGCTGctccttttcaaaaaaaaaaaaatggttcaaccagtggcaatcctcctgctgcagcctcccaggcagctgggatgacaggtgacCTGTCTGTGCTGGGGACTCTTGGGATGGGACAGGGAATACATGGGTTGCACTGTGCCCCAGTTTCTTCCTGACactacttttaaaagattttcctTAGACATTTTACTTTGTATTGCATTTCTGTCTGTGTGCAGAGAGGGAAGCCATGACTCCCTTCCACCATcgtgtgagtcctggggattgaattcaggtcctgcagcttggcagcaggcacctctacccactgagccatcgtaCCAGGCTTCAAGCGTAAACTGCAAAGGACTAGGGTGAGGGCACATGAAGGGAGGTGGCCCAGAGTAGCCTTGCTTACCATGGGGTGATTCTGGGCTGTCTTCAGCAGCGACAAGGGAAGCTGGAAGGCAAATGTCAGTGTGAGGAGTGTCCCCCAATTCAGGGACAACCTGGGCATGGCTACCCAATGCACACGGCTGTGTGACCTCGCATCATCCCATTCTACAGGTGTTGGCCACCTGGACATCCCGGACCATTTTGGTCATTTCTCCACAACTCCTGTCACCTAGAAACACAGAAGGGGGCACAGTCCAATGTGTGGAGGTAGCAACCTGGTAGGTTTTCTGAGGCAGAGCCTTGTCATACAGCCTATGCTGGCCACAGCCTTCTGAATGCCCAGGGCTGCACACCTGCCTGGCATTTCTGCTCCACACCCTGTACCTGTGCGTCCAAAAGGGATGATTTGAGTCCCCCGGGTCCCAGGTGGGAAGGGCTGAGGTCTGGTATAGGACAAGGTGACAGCAAGGCTGGTGACACTATATCTTCCAGTGCCAGCACCATAAAGACCAACATACCAGTTGCCCCAGtaccagggaggctgaggcaggggaataaGGAGTTTTAGATTATTCTCAGCTacagtctgaggtcagcctggactacattaGACATGTCTCCAAAATTCACCCAAAAATCAAAATACAGCCAGGCACTTAATTTTTGCactgaggggcagaggcaggaggatctaagTTCCAGGGTAACTGGGtcacacagcaaaacaaacaaacaaacaacaacaacaacaatatcacaaggggctggagacagggctcagtggttgagagcacagCTGCTCTTCtggatgacctgggttcaattcccagcacccacatggtagctcacaaatgcctataactccagttccaggggaaccaacacactcacagagacatgcacgcaggcaaaacaccaatgcacatgaaataaaaataaatcatttaaaacagaagaaacaaacatCAAGGACTCAGATCCTCGGGGCCATCGTGCCCAGCCTGGTGACTCTGGGTCACGAGAGGGCTGGGGGAGCCTGCAGCACAGGGCCCTTCCTGAGAAGagctaggggtgggggtgggggttcagTGGCAGGAAGTGAGGCTGGAGCCCATTTCCTGCAGAGACTTCCTGAAAGGGTAGGAGGCAGAGGATGGCTTCTGTGAAAATGGGTGGTGGGAGGGTGGCCTTGGTGATCAGTGACAATGGTGTCCAGTCTGACCCTCAAATAAACAGTGAAAAAGAGGCACAGTCTGGCAGCCTGTGGCTAAGCTCCAGGGAGTTGGAGCcatggtcatccttggctacaatgtgaggtcagcctgggctacatgagaccctgtttcaataaagGAACAAATAGAACAGTCAAACTCCTGAAGACAAGGCACAGCAAAGGCTCAGGGGCAAACATCACTAAACAAGAACAGGCGCACATACACAGCTCTTCTGGAGCTGTTATGGCCAGCACAGGCTAGTCTGGCTGTGAGGCAGCCATGGTAAGGTCCAGCCTACTACTGAGCTTTTGTCCCTCCTGCCCGGGCCCCAGCCACCTCCCAGGGTGCCCTTCCCCAGACTTTCTTTGCCCAATCCTGCTGAGCATGTCCCCTCCTGTGACTAGGCCCCTAATGGCCACCCTGGGCTGCCAGCCTGTTTCCACCCACCACAGCAGGGGCCGCTCTCTAATTACAGGGTGATCAGCACCAGTCTCCCTGGCTAGACAGAAGGTCAGTGTGGGCGCGGGCTCTCCTGCAGCAGGGAGGGGCAGTAAACACTTGCTGAACAGGCAGGGTGGAGATACCCAGCACAGGTGCATCCTGTCCAGAGCCACAGGTAAGTGTGGTGTAGGGACAGGCCGCCACCCCCAGATCTGCGCATGCAGTGGGATACAGAGGAATGGAAGGAATGGGGTTCATAGAGAAGTAATTAGTCCGTGCTCCAGCTGGGCAGGCCTCCCAAAACGAAGGAAAAAAAGCTCAGAGTGAAACGGGCCAGGGTGGACAGGGAGGGTGGAGCTGGGATAGTCACAGGCTTTTGAGTGGGGAGATACAGCTTTACACTGAGCACCTGCACCTGCAGGTGTTATGGCCACTGGCTCTGGGCTCCAGTCCCAGCACCTCCCATCAGAGGAGCAGTTTCAGGAAAGGAAATTCCTTCTCAGCCACCCTCCAGCCTCTCTGGGATCCAGCGTGTAGATGAGACGGCTGGAGGATCAAGCCTTGGGCTCCGAATTCAGAAACTTTCGGCTGGGACACTCCTGTACCAGCTGGGCCGCAGAGATATGGGAGTGTCTGTGCGTACCTGCGTGGAGAGGGTGTCCAGTCCTGGACACACCTGGCCATCCCTTCAGGGAGGCTCAGAGGCTGGGCGGGTGCTTTATGGTGGGAATAGACTGAAGGAGTCTCAGGGGCTCAGGGTACACCTAGTGGGGAGTGCTTACACAGCATGTGTTAGGCCCTGAGGTCCTGCACCACAAAACCCAGGGTCGCTCTGGAGTAAaggcaggatcaggagttcagtcATACGT
Coding sequences within it:
- the Lsm4 gene encoding U6 snRNA-associated Sm-like protein LSm4 isoform X1 is translated as MLPLSLLKTAQNHPMLVELKNGETYNGHLVSCDNWMNINLREVICTSRDGDKFWRMPECYIRGSTIKYLRIPDEIIDMVREEAAKGRGRGGPQQQKQQKGRGMGGAGRGVFGGRGRGGIPGAGRGQPEKKPGRQAGKQ
- the Lsm4 gene encoding U6 snRNA-associated Sm-like protein LSm4 isoform X2, coding for MNINLREVICTSRDGDKFWRMPECYIRGSTIKYLRIPDEIIDMVREEAAKGRGRGGPQQQKQQKGRGMGGAGRGVFGGRGRGGIPGAGRGQPEKKPGRQAGKQ